A window of the Penaeus monodon isolate SGIC_2016 unplaced genomic scaffold, NSTDA_Pmon_1 PmonScaffold_7983, whole genome shotgun sequence genome harbors these coding sequences:
- the LOC119571785 gene encoding DNA-directed RNA polymerase III subunit RPC8-like — MFQLAEIRHMVRIPPWLFGQTLNDAVVEELNRKLANKVVLNVGLCIALFDVTSLGDSYIFPGDGASHTRVTFRYVVFRPFMEEILEGTIKSADADGLQVSLGFYEDVYIRRDAMMTNSHFDETDGTWVWDYQTDDETHHLFMDIGEKVRFKVIAEQFTDTTPSAPGMTEGDGAVADRKEGKIPYIVFGAINDQGLGLVSWWTNANGDQGDEEREEEEEEEA; from the exons ATGTTCCAATTGGCTGAGATACGTCACATGGTTCGTATCCCTCCGTGGCTCTTTGGCCAAACACTTAATGATGCAGTGGTGGAAGAGCTGAATCGGAAACTTGCCAATAAG gtgGTTTTGAATGTCGGACTATGTATAGCTTTGTTTGATGTGACATCTTTGGGAGACTCGTACATTTTCCCTGGTGATGGAGCTTCACATACACGTGTCACATTTCGCTACGTTGTATTTCGACCATTCATGGAAGAGATCCTAGAGGGCACCATCAAGTCTGCAGATGCTGATGGTCTCCAAG TAAGCCTTGGATTCTATGAGGATGTTTATATCCGACGCGATGCCATGATGACAAACTCTCACTTTGATGAGACTGATGGAACTTGGGTGTGGGATTACCAGACTGATGATGAAACACATCACCTTTTCATGGATATTG GGGAAAAAGTACGCTTCAAAGTGATAGCAGAGCAGTTTACAGATACAACTCCATCAGCACCTGGTATGACTGAGGGAGATGGTGCAGTAgcagacaggaaggaaggaaaaattccTTACATTGTATtt GGGGCAATCAATGATCAAGGCTTGGGGTTAGTGTCATGGTGGACAAATGCCAATGGTGACCAAggtgatgaagagagggaggaagaagaggaagaggaggcatga